CCCCAACCGCCAGATAGGCGCGAACCCCTTTCTTTTTCCCACCGAAGCTCAAAGTTGACCCCGAAGGGGCGAAATGACAAGTCCAGTTCGGTATTGACTCTCCCTTAAGCTGGGGATCCAAGTCGGCACCCGTAATGGCCAAGATCGTTTCCTGGTGGAATTTTAACGTAGGACCGAGAAGGGTCATTTCCAGTCCGGCGGCTCCTTCCGCGTTCCCAACCAGGAAGTTAGCAGCGGACAGAGCAAAATTATCCATGGCCCCGGCAACGCCTACCCCGTACCCTTGGTAGCCCCATCGTCCATTATCCTGGACTGTGGTGAAAAGACCGGCTTTGATGACTTCGATCATAATAAAAAGGGGGCAAGGATTCAAGGGTTCATGGGTTCAAGTGAAAACCAAATTCCAGAACTTTTGGTGCGTCTTATTCTATATTTTGATATCTTAAAAACTCCGCTTCGCTAATGGGGTAGAAACGGGCATAATCTCCAGCCTGGAAATAAGCAGGGGGATGGCGATTCAGGTCAAAGAGGGTAAGAGGTGTCCGGCCGATTAATTGCCATCCCCCGGGCGATTCCACAGCATAGATTCCCGTTTGTATTCCTCCAATTCCCACAGAGCCAGCAGGGACTTTGGTCCGGGGGGTTTGCAGGCGAGGGGTCTGGATCTTTGAGGGAACCGTACCCATGGCCGCGAATCCCGCGGAAAAACCGACTACGTAAACCAGGTAAGTTTCTCTGGCATGGAGTTGAACTACCTCTTCTGTGGTGATTTGATTATGCCGGGCAACGAACTCGATATCAGGACCGTACGGCCCCCCATAAACCACCGGTACTTCTTTGACCTCGGAACTGGTTTTCGTCTCCCAGAGGTCGCTGCCCAGAAGGTTGCGAGCCCAGGATTCGACCTGGGAGAAAGAAAGCAGAAAGGGATCGTAATAGATCAGCAATGTGCAATAGGAGGGAACCAATTCCCCAATCCCAGGGATTCTGTTTTGATTGGCATTATGAGTGAATGCTTGGACCAGGCGGTTGGTTGTTGGAGTAATCTCCACCCCGAATTCAACGAGAATGGCCTGGTCTCCTGCGGGTAGAATTCTGGGCTTTTCTGACATCCTCTCACTGCCCCATGGGTTTGACGGCAATCGAGGTTTTCTGAAGCTCTCCCCTGATTTTTTGCAAGATGGAGACGGCGCTGGGTGTGTCCCCATGGACGCATAAAGACTCGGGTTTTACCTTAACTTTGGTGCCATCGTGGGCGATCACGTAACCTTCTTGAACAATCGTCAGGGCCTGACGAGCTGCTTTTTCCGGATCATGGATGACGGACCCGGCGATTTTACGCGACTGTAAAGTCCCATCGGGATTATACACCCGGTCCGCATAAACCTCTTCCACGAACCGCACTCCTACCTCTTGGGCCGCTTGGACCATCACCGTCCCGGCCAGGGCCACAAAAATGATCTCCTGGCTGAAGCGTGCTGCCGCCCGAGCGATGGTTTTAGAAACTTCCAGGTCCACAAAGGCCACGTTCCCCAAGGCTCCGTGGGCCTTGACGTGCTGCAGCG
The sequence above is a segment of the Deltaproteobacteria bacterium genome. Coding sequences within it:
- the pxpB gene encoding 5-oxoprolinase subunit PxpB: MSEKPRILPAGDQAILVEFGVEITPTTNRLVQAFTHNANQNRIPGIGELVPSYCTLLIYYDPFLLSFSQVESWARNLLGSDLWETKTSSEVKEVPVVYGGPYGPDIEFVARHNQITTEEVVQLHARETYLVYVVGFSAGFAAMGTVPSKIQTPRLQTPRTKVPAGSVGIGGIQTGIYAVESPGGWQLIGRTPLTLFDLNRHPPAYFQAGDYARFYPISEAEFLRYQNIE
- a CDS encoding 5-oxoprolinase subunit PxpA, whose amino-acid sequence is MPDRIDINCDMGESFGVYKLGRDKEVMDYISSANIACGWHAGDPMVMEQTVRLAKEKGVAVGAHPGYPDLMGFGRRRMDLTLTEIENYLLYQMGALYAFARAHGLPLQHVKAHGALGNVAFVDLEVSKTIARAAARFSQEIIFVALAGTVMVQAAQEVGVRFVEEVYADRVYNPDGTLQSRKIAGSVIHDPEKAARQALTIVQEGYVIAHDGTKVKVKPESLCVHGDTPSAVSILQKIRGELQKTSIAVKPMGQ